Proteins from a single region of Flavobacterium sp. YJ01:
- the rplP gene encoding 50S ribosomal protein L16, translating to MLQPKRTKYRKVQKGKMKGNSQRGHELSNGMFGIKSVHEDGMFLTSRQIEAARIAATRYMKREGQLWIKIFPDKPITKKPLEVRMGKGKGAVEYWAAVVKPGRIMFEVGGVPLSVAKEALRLAAQKLPVKTKFVVARDFEA from the coding sequence ATGTTACAGCCTAAAAGAACAAAATACCGTAAGGTACAAAAAGGTAAAATGAAAGGTAACTCTCAAAGAGGGCATGAACTTTCAAATGGAATGTTTGGAATTAAATCTGTACATGAAGATGGAATGTTCTTGACTTCTCGTCAAATCGAAGCTGCGCGTATCGCTGCAACTCGTTATATGAAGAGAGAGGGACAATTATGGATTAAAATTTTCCCAGACAAACCTATCACTAAGAAGCCTCTTGAAGTACGTATGGGTAAAGGTAAAGGAGCAGTTGAGTATTGGGCTGCTGTTGTTAAACCAGGAAGAATTATGTTTGAAGTTGGAGGGGTTCCATTGTCAGTTGCAAAAGAGGCTTTACGTCTTGCAGCTCAAAAACTTCCAGTAAAAACTAAGTTCGTCGTTGCTAGAGATTTCGAAGCATAA
- the rplV gene encoding 50S ribosomal protein L22, with product MGVRKRETADARKEANKSIAFAKLNNCPTSPRKMRLVADLVRGQKVERALNILRFSSKEASRKLEKLLLSAINNWEQKNSEGNLEEAGLFVKEIRVDGGMMLKRLRPAPQGRAHRIRKRSNHVTIVLGAINNTQSNS from the coding sequence ATGGGAGTTCGTAAAAGAGAAACAGCAGATGCGAGAAAAGAGGCTAATAAGTCTATCGCTTTCGCAAAATTGAATAACTGCCCTACTTCACCTAGAAAAATGCGCTTAGTAGCGGACTTGGTAAGAGGTCAGAAGGTAGAAAGAGCACTTAACATTTTAAGATTCAGTTCTAAAGAAGCTTCAAGAAAATTAGAAAAACTATTATTATCTGCAATCAACAACTGGGAGCAAAAAAATAGTGAAGGTAATTTAGAAGAAGCTGGATTATTTGTTAAAGAGATCAGAGTAGATGGTGGAATGATGTTAAAAAGACTTCGTCCAGCTCCACAAGGTCGTGCACACAGAATAAGAAAACGTTCTAACCACGTAACAATCGTGCTTGGAGCTATCAATAACACACAAAGCAATTCTTAA
- the rplF gene encoding 50S ribosomal protein L6: MSRIGKSPIVIPAGVTVEVKDGIITVKGKKGQLVQEFSDVNVTVEGDQVLVERSSDHKDHRAKHGLYRSLVNNMIVGVSEGFTKELELVGVGYRASNQGQKLDLALGYSHNIVLEIAPEVSLETISEKGKNPIVKLTSFDKQLLGQVAAKIRGFRKPEPYKGKGVKFVGEVLRRKAGKSA; encoded by the coding sequence ATGTCAAGAATAGGTAAAAGCCCAATTGTAATCCCTGCTGGTGTAACTGTTGAAGTTAAAGACGGTATTATTACAGTAAAAGGAAAAAAAGGTCAACTAGTTCAGGAGTTTTCGGACGTAAATGTAACTGTTGAAGGCGATCAAGTTTTAGTAGAAAGATCGTCTGATCATAAAGACCATAGAGCAAAACACGGATTATACAGATCATTAGTTAATAACATGATTGTTGGTGTATCTGAAGGTTTTACTAAAGAACTAGAATTAGTTGGAGTTGGTTATAGAGCTTCAAACCAAGGTCAAAAATTAGATTTAGCTCTTGGATATTCTCACAATATTGTTTTAGAAATTGCTCCAGAAGTATCTTTAGAAACAATATCTGAAAAAGGTAAGAACCCTATCGTAAAATTAACATCATTTGATAAACAACTTTTAGGTCAAGTTGCTGCGAAAATCAGAGGTTTCCGTAAGCCAGAGCCTTACAAAGGAAAAGGTGTTAAATTTGTGGGTGAAGTATTAAGAAGAAAAGCAGGTAAATCAGCTTAA
- the rplW gene encoding 50S ribosomal protein L23, with amino-acid sequence MSIIIRPIVTEKVTKESEVLNRFGFVVDKKANKVEIKKAVEAAYGVTIVSVNTMNVRPDRSTKYTKSGLISGKTNAYKKAIVQVQEGETIDFYNNI; translated from the coding sequence ATGAGTATCATTATCAGACCTATAGTAACGGAAAAAGTAACCAAAGAAAGTGAAGTTCTAAACCGCTTCGGATTCGTTGTTGACAAAAAAGCAAACAAAGTTGAAATTAAGAAAGCTGTTGAGGCTGCTTATGGAGTAACTATTGTTTCTGTTAACACAATGAATGTGAGACCAGATAGATCTACTAAATACACTAAAAGTGGTTTAATAAGTGGAAAGACAAATGCTTACAAAAAAGCAATTGTACAAGTACAAGAAGGAGAAACAATTGATTTTTACAACAATATCTAA
- the rpsH gene encoding 30S ribosomal protein S8 has product MYTDPIADYLTRVRNAVAANHKVVEIPASNLKKEITKILFDQGYILSYKFEQNTVQGSIKIALKYDKDTKEPVIKDIQRISKPGLRKYAGAAKLPRILNGLGIAIVSTSKGLMTGKQAKQLNVGGEVICYVY; this is encoded by the coding sequence ATGTATACAGATCCTATTGCAGATTATTTGACTAGAGTTCGTAACGCTGTGGCTGCAAACCACAAAGTTGTTGAAATTCCAGCATCTAATCTAAAGAAAGAGATAACTAAGATCTTATTTGATCAAGGTTACATCTTAAGTTACAAATTTGAGCAGAATACTGTACAAGGTTCTATCAAAATTGCTTTGAAGTATGATAAAGATACTAAAGAGCCTGTAATTAAAGATATCCAAAGAATTAGTAAACCTGGTTTACGTAAGTACGCAGGTGCTGCCAAATTACCTAGAATCCTTAACGGATTAGGAATTGCTATTGTTTCTACATCAAAAGGTTTGATGACTGGAAAGCAAGCTAAGCAATTAAATGTAGGTGGTGAAGTAATTTGTTACGTATACTAA
- the rpsQ gene encoding 30S ribosomal protein S17 yields the protein MEEKRNLRKERIGVVTSNKMDKSIVIAEVRKVKHPLYGKFVLKTKKYVAHDETNDCNIGDTVRISETRPLSKTKCWRLVEILERAK from the coding sequence ATGGAAGAAAAAAGAAATTTAAGAAAAGAAAGAATAGGTGTTGTTACTTCAAATAAAATGGATAAGTCTATTGTTATTGCTGAAGTAAGAAAAGTAAAACACCCATTATACGGTAAGTTCGTGTTGAAAACAAAGAAATATGTTGCACACGACGAAACAAACGACTGTAACATTGGAGATACTGTAAGAATTAGCGAAACGCGTCCTTTAAGTAAAACAAAATGTTGGAGATTAGTTGAAATCTTAGAAAGAGCTAAATAA
- the rplO gene encoding 50S ribosomal protein L15 has translation MNLSNLQPAEGSTHNQNKRLGRGEGSGKGGTAARGHKGAKSRSGYSKKIGFEGGQMPLQRRVPKFGFKNINRKEYEGVNLDTLQLLVDNGVITDSVSMTDFVANRLASKNEIVKILGRGELKAKLKVTAHKFTATAKAAIEAAGGEAVTI, from the coding sequence ATGAATTTAAGTAACTTACAACCTGCTGAGGGATCTACACACAATCAAAATAAAAGATTAGGTAGAGGAGAAGGTTCTGGAAAAGGTGGTACCGCTGCACGTGGACACAAAGGAGCAAAATCTCGTTCTGGTTATTCTAAAAAGATTGGTTTTGAAGGAGGGCAAATGCCGCTTCAAAGACGTGTACCTAAGTTTGGTTTCAAAAACATCAATCGTAAAGAATACGAAGGTGTTAATTTAGATACTCTTCAATTATTAGTTGATAACGGTGTAATTACTGATTCTGTTTCTATGACAGATTTCGTAGCAAATCGTCTAGCTTCTAAAAATGAAATCGTTAAGATTTTAGGTAGAGGAGAATTGAAAGCAAAATTAAAAGTAACTGCCCACAAATTTACTGCTACTGCAAAAGCTGCTATTGAAGCTGCTGGTGGAGAAGCTGTAACTATATAA
- the rplN gene encoding 50S ribosomal protein L14 yields the protein MVQQESRLKVADNTGAKEVLTIRVLGGTKRRYASVGDKIVVSIKDATPNGNVKKGAVSTAVVVRTKKEVRRADGSYIRFDDNACVLLNAAGEMRGTRVFGPVARELREKQFMKIVSLAPEVL from the coding sequence ATGGTACAACAAGAATCAAGACTAAAAGTAGCAGATAACACGGGAGCTAAAGAAGTTTTAACTATTCGTGTTTTAGGAGGTACTAAAAGAAGATATGCCTCTGTTGGTGACAAAATTGTAGTTTCTATCAAAGATGCAACTCCAAACGGAAACGTAAAAAAAGGAGCTGTTTCAACTGCAGTTGTTGTACGTACTAAAAAAGAAGTGAGAAGAGCTGATGGTTCTTATATCCGTTTCGATGATAATGCATGTGTTCTTTTGAACGCTGCAGGGGAAATGAGAGGAACTCGTGTTTTTGGTCCGGTAGCAAGAGAACTTCGTGAAAAACAATTCATGAAAATTGTATCATTAGCACCAGAAGTGCTTTAA
- the rpmD gene encoding 50S ribosomal protein L30 produces MAKLLVKQVRSKINCPLSQKRGLEALGLRKIGQVVEHESNPAILGMINKVKHLVSVEEAK; encoded by the coding sequence ATGGCTAAATTATTAGTAAAACAAGTAAGAAGCAAAATCAACTGCCCTCTTTCTCAAAAGAGAGGTTTGGAAGCTTTAGGTCTACGTAAAATTGGACAAGTTGTGGAGCATGAGTCAAATCCTGCTATCCTTGGGATGATAAACAAAGTTAAACACTTAGTTTCTGTTGAAGAAGCTAAATAA
- the rpsC gene encoding 30S ribosomal protein S3 — translation MGQKTNPIGNRLGIIRGWDSNWYGGNDYGDKLAEDHKIRKYIHARLSKASVSKVIIERTLKLVTVTITTARPGIIIGKGGQEVDKLKEELKKVTDKEVQINIFEIKRPELDAYLVATSIARQIESRISYRRAIKMAIAASMRMNAEGIKVLISGRLNGAEMARSEGFKEGRIPLSTFRADIDYALAEAHTTYGRMGIKVWIMKGEVYGKRELSPLAGMDKKQSGTGGGKGGDAPRGKSNFNKGGKPDARKRK, via the coding sequence ATGGGACAAAAGACAAATCCAATTGGAAATAGACTTGGTATCATCAGAGGATGGGACTCAAACTGGTATGGTGGAAATGATTACGGTGATAAATTAGCCGAAGATCACAAAATCAGAAAGTATATCCACGCTCGTTTATCAAAAGCTAGTGTATCTAAAGTAATCATCGAGAGAACTTTGAAACTTGTAACCGTTACTATCACTACTGCTAGACCTGGTATCATTATCGGAAAAGGTGGGCAAGAGGTAGACAAGTTAAAAGAAGAACTTAAGAAAGTTACTGACAAAGAGGTTCAAATCAACATCTTTGAAATTAAAAGACCTGAGTTAGATGCTTATCTTGTGGCGACAAGCATCGCTCGTCAAATCGAAAGCCGTATTTCTTACAGACGTGCAATCAAAATGGCTATTGCTGCTTCTATGCGTATGAACGCTGAAGGTATCAAAGTTTTGATTTCTGGTCGTTTGAATGGTGCTGAGATGGCGCGTTCGGAAGGTTTCAAAGAAGGTAGAATTCCTCTATCAACTTTCAGAGCTGATATTGATTATGCTTTGGCTGAAGCTCACACTACTTACGGTAGAATGGGTATCAAAGTATGGATCATGAAAGGTGAAGTTTACGGTAAGAGAGAGCTTTCTCCACTTGCTGGGATGGACAAAAAACAATCTGGTACAGGTGGTGGTAAAGGTGGAGATGCTCCTAGAGGCAAATCTAACTTTAACAAAGGCGGTAAACCAGATGCTCGTAAAAGAAAGTAA
- the rpsE gene encoding 30S ribosomal protein S5: MMSKYKNVELVKPSGLELKDRLVSVNRVTKVTKGGRAFGFSAIVVVGDENGVVGHGLGKSKDVSEAIAKAVEDAKKNLVRIPLNGQSVPHEQKGKFGGARVFLIPASHGTGVIAGGAVRSVLESVGIHDVLSKSQGSSNPHNVVKATFDALLQMRSAHTVAKQRGVSLEKVFKG, from the coding sequence ATTATGTCTAAATACAAAAATGTAGAATTGGTAAAACCTAGTGGTCTTGAACTTAAAGATCGTCTAGTTAGTGTGAATCGTGTTACTAAAGTTACAAAAGGAGGTAGAGCTTTCGGTTTTTCTGCTATTGTAGTTGTAGGTGATGAAAATGGAGTAGTAGGTCATGGATTAGGAAAATCTAAAGACGTTTCTGAAGCAATTGCGAAAGCAGTAGAAGATGCTAAGAAAAACTTAGTTAGAATTCCTTTGAATGGACAATCTGTTCCTCACGAACAAAAAGGTAAATTTGGTGGTGCACGTGTATTCTTAATTCCAGCATCTCATGGTACTGGAGTTATTGCTGGTGGAGCTGTTCGTTCAGTTCTTGAGTCGGTAGGTATTCACGATGTATTGTCTAAATCTCAAGGATCATCAAATCCACATAACGTAGTAAAAGCGACTTTTGATGCTTTATTACAAATGAGAAGCGCTCATACTGTTGCAAAACAAAGAGGTGTTTCTTTAGAGAAAGTTTTTAAAGGTTAA
- the rplR gene encoding 50S ribosomal protein L18, which yields MSLTKSERRQRIKFRIRKSVSGSAARPRLSVFRSNKEIYAQIIDDVNGVTILAASSREKEIGKGTNVEIAAAVGKLVAEKALKAGIDTITFDRGGYLYHGRIKSLAEGARAAGLKF from the coding sequence ATGTCATTAACAAAATCTGAAAGAAGACAGAGAATTAAATTCAGAATTAGAAAATCGGTTAGTGGTTCAGCTGCAAGACCTAGACTTTCTGTTTTTAGAAGTAATAAAGAAATTTACGCTCAAATTATTGATGATGTAAATGGAGTTACTATATTAGCTGCATCTTCAAGAGAAAAAGAAATAGGAAAAGGTACTAACGTTGAAATCGCTGCTGCTGTTGGAAAATTAGTTGCAGAGAAAGCGTTAAAAGCTGGGATTGATACCATCACTTTCGACAGAGGTGGATATTTATATCACGGTCGTATTAAATCATTAGCAGAAGGCGCAAGAGCCGCTGGACTTAAATTCTAA
- the rplC gene encoding 50S ribosomal protein L3 yields MSGLIGKKIGMTSIFDENGKNIPCTVIEAGPCVVTQVRTNEVDGYEALQLGFDDKNEKHSTKAALGHFKKAGTVAKKKVVEFQDFATEQKLGDLIDVSIFEEGEFVDVQGVSKGKGFQGVVKRHGFGGVGQATHGQHNRLRAPGSVGASSYPSRVFKGMRMAGRMGGENVKVQNLRVLKVVAEKNLLVVKGCVPGHKNSYVIIQK; encoded by the coding sequence ATGTCTGGGTTAATTGGTAAAAAAATCGGCATGACTAGCATTTTCGACGAAAACGGGAAAAATATTCCTTGTACAGTAATCGAAGCTGGGCCGTGTGTTGTTACCCAAGTCAGAACCAACGAGGTTGACGGGTATGAAGCGTTGCAACTTGGTTTCGATGACAAAAACGAGAAACATTCTACTAAAGCGGCTTTAGGTCACTTTAAAAAAGCTGGAACTGTTGCTAAGAAAAAAGTCGTTGAATTTCAAGATTTTGCAACTGAACAAAAATTAGGAGATCTTATTGATGTTTCTATTTTTGAAGAAGGAGAATTTGTGGATGTACAAGGTGTATCTAAAGGTAAAGGTTTCCAAGGTGTTGTTAAGCGTCACGGTTTTGGTGGTGTCGGACAAGCTACTCATGGTCAGCACAACCGTTTAAGAGCGCCAGGTTCTGTAGGAGCTTCTTCTTATCCATCTAGAGTATTCAAAGGAATGCGTATGGCTGGAAGAATGGGAGGAGAAAATGTAAAAGTTCAAAACCTTAGAGTTTTAAAAGTAGTTGCTGAAAAGAATCTACTTGTTGTTAAAGGATGTGTTCCTGGTCACAAAAACTCTTACGTAATCATTCAGAAGTAA
- the rpsS gene encoding 30S ribosomal protein S19, translating to MARSLKKGPFVHYKLDKKVQENVESGKNAVVKTWSRASMITPDFVGQTIAVHNGRQFVPVYVTENMVGHKLGEFSPTRSFRGHAGAKNKGKK from the coding sequence ATGGCACGTTCATTAAAAAAAGGACCTTTCGTTCATTATAAATTAGACAAGAAAGTTCAAGAAAACGTAGAAAGTGGTAAAAATGCAGTTGTAAAGACTTGGTCTAGAGCTTCAATGATTACTCCAGATTTCGTTGGACAAACTATCGCAGTTCATAACGGACGTCAATTTGTACCAGTTTACGTAACAGAAAACATGGTAGGTCACAAATTAGGAGAATTTTCGCCAACTAGATCTTTTAGAGGTCATGCTGGAGCAAAAAATAAAGGTAAAAAATAA
- the rplD gene encoding 50S ribosomal protein L4, whose translation MEVKVLDFNGKDTGRKVQLSDSVFAIEPNNHAVYLDVKQYLANQRQGTHKAKERAEVTGSTRKIKKQKGTGTARAGSVKNPLFKGGGTVFGPRPRSYSFKLNKNLKRLARKSAFSIKAKESNIVVLEDFNFEVPNTKNFINVLKALGLENKKSLFVLGESNKNVYLSSRNLKASNVVTSSELSTYAILNANNLVLLEGSLELIEENLSK comes from the coding sequence ATGGAAGTAAAAGTATTAGATTTCAACGGAAAAGATACTGGTAGAAAAGTTCAACTTTCTGATTCAGTATTCGCAATTGAGCCAAACAATCACGCTGTATATCTTGATGTTAAGCAATATCTTGCTAATCAAAGACAAGGTACTCACAAAGCTAAAGAAAGAGCTGAAGTGACTGGAAGTACACGTAAGATTAAAAAACAAAAAGGAACTGGTACTGCTCGTGCAGGAAGTGTTAAGAATCCTTTGTTTAAAGGTGGAGGAACAGTTTTCGGACCAAGACCAAGAAGTTATTCATTTAAATTGAATAAAAACTTGAAGAGATTGGCTAGAAAATCAGCTTTCTCAATTAAAGCAAAAGAGTCAAACATTGTGGTTCTTGAAGACTTTAATTTTGAAGTGCCAAACACTAAAAATTTCATTAACGTTTTGAAAGCTTTAGGGTTAGAAAATAAAAAATCTCTATTCGTGTTGGGTGAGTCAAATAAAAATGTATATTTGTCGTCACGCAATTTAAAGGCTTCTAATGTCGTAACTAGCTCAGAATTAAGCACTTACGCAATATTAAACGCTAATAATTTAGTGCTTTTGGAAGGTTCTTTAGAGTTAATTGAAGAAAATTTAAGTAAATAA
- the rpsN gene encoding 30S ribosomal protein S14, producing the protein MAKESMKAREVKREKTVAKYAEKRKALLEAGDYEGLQRLPKNASPVRLHNRCKLTGRPRGYIRQFGISRVTFREMANNGLIPGVKKASW; encoded by the coding sequence ATGGCTAAAGAATCAATGAAAGCCCGTGAGGTGAAAAGAGAGAAAACGGTAGCTAAGTATGCTGAAAAAAGAAAAGCTTTGTTAGAAGCTGGAGATTATGAAGGCTTACAAAGATTACCTAAAAATGCTTCACCAGTTCGTTTGCACAATCGTTGTAAATTAACAGGTAGACCTAGAGGTTATATCCGTCAGTTTGGTATTTCACGTGTAACTTTCCGTGAGATGGCTAATAATGGATTAATTCCAGGAGTTAAAAAGGCTTCTTGGTAA
- the rpmC gene encoding 50S ribosomal protein L29, which yields MKQSEIKDLSAAELQEKLSQTKKVYADLKMAHAISPIANPLQIRSVRRTVARLATELTKRELQ from the coding sequence ATGAAACAATCAGAAATAAAAGATCTTTCTGCAGCGGAGTTGCAAGAAAAGCTTAGTCAAACTAAGAAAGTATATGCTGACCTAAAAATGGCTCACGCAATCTCTCCAATTGCTAACCCACTTCAAATTAGAAGCGTTAGAAGAACAGTTGCAAGATTAGCTACAGAGTTAACTAAAAGAGAGTTACAATAA
- the rplB gene encoding 50S ribosomal protein L2, which produces MSVRKLKPITPGQRFRVVNGYDAITTDKPERSLIAPIKNSGGRNSQGKMTMRYTGGGHKQRYRIIDFKRTKDGIPATVKSIEYDPNRTAFIALLAYADGEKTYIIAQNGLKVGQKLVSGPESQPEIGNTLPLSRIPLGTVISCIELRPGQGAVIARSAGTFAQLMARDGKYATIKMPSGETRLILLTCSATIGAVSNSDHQLVVSGKAGRTRWLGRRPRTRPVAMNPVDHPMGGGEGRSSGGHPRSRNGLPAKGYRTRSKKNPSNKYIVERRKK; this is translated from the coding sequence ATGTCAGTAAGAAAATTAAAACCTATTACCCCGGGTCAGCGATTTAGAGTTGTGAATGGTTATGACGCTATTACAACTGATAAGCCGGAACGCTCTTTGATAGCGCCGATAAAAAACTCTGGAGGTAGAAATAGTCAAGGAAAGATGACCATGCGTTATACGGGTGGTGGTCACAAGCAGAGATATCGTATTATTGATTTCAAAAGAACTAAAGATGGAATTCCAGCTACAGTGAAATCAATCGAATACGATCCAAATCGTACTGCGTTTATCGCTTTATTGGCTTATGCTGATGGAGAGAAAACTTATATTATCGCACAAAATGGATTGAAAGTTGGTCAGAAATTAGTTTCTGGACCAGAGTCTCAACCAGAAATCGGTAATACATTACCTTTAAGCAGAATTCCTCTTGGAACTGTTATATCTTGTATTGAGTTACGTCCAGGACAAGGAGCAGTTATTGCTCGTTCAGCTGGAACTTTTGCTCAGTTAATGGCAAGAGACGGGAAATATGCTACAATTAAAATGCCATCTGGAGAAACAAGATTAATCTTGTTGACTTGTTCGGCTACAATTGGAGCTGTTTCAAACTCTGACCACCAATTAGTTGTATCTGGAAAAGCAGGTAGAACAAGATGGTTAGGAAGAAGACCTAGAACTAGACCAGTAGCGATGAACCCAGTTGATCACCCTATGGGAGGTGGTGAAGGACGTTCTTCTGGAGGGCACCCACGTTCAAGAAACGGATTGCCAGCTAAAGGTTACAGAACTCGTTCTAAGAAAAACCCGAGTAACAAGTATATCGTAGAACGTAGAAAGAAATAA
- the rplE gene encoding 50S ribosomal protein L5, which produces MAYTPRLKEEYKSRVISALKEEFGYTNVMQVPKLEKIVLSRGVGAAVSDKKLIDYAVDELTKITGQKAVSTISKKDVASFKLRKGMPIGAKVTLRGERMYEFLDRLITSALPRVRDFGGIKATGFDGRGNYNLGVLEQIIFPEIDIDKVNKISGMDITFVTTAKTDKEAKSLLAELGLPFKKN; this is translated from the coding sequence ATGGCATATACACCTAGACTAAAAGAAGAATATAAGAGTAGAGTAATCTCTGCTCTTAAAGAAGAGTTCGGATATACAAACGTAATGCAAGTTCCTAAACTTGAAAAAATCGTTTTGAGCCGTGGAGTTGGTGCAGCTGTATCTGATAAAAAACTTATTGACTATGCTGTTGATGAGTTAACAAAGATCACTGGACAAAAAGCAGTTTCTACAATCTCTAAGAAAGACGTTGCGTCTTTCAAATTGAGAAAAGGAATGCCTATTGGAGCAAAAGTTACTTTACGTGGAGAAAGAATGTATGAGTTTTTAGATAGACTTATTACTTCTGCTTTACCACGTGTTAGAGATTTTGGTGGTATTAAAGCTACTGGATTCGACGGAAGAGGTAACTACAATCTTGGAGTTTTAGAGCAAATCATTTTTCCAGAAATTGATATTGACAAAGTAAATAAAATTTCAGGAATGGATATTACTTTTGTTACTACTGCAAAAACAGACAAGGAAGCGAAGTCATTATTGGCTGAATTAGGATTACCTTTTAAAAAGAATTAA
- the rplX gene encoding 50S ribosomal protein L24, with amino-acid sequence MIKLKIKSGDIVRVIAGDHKGAEGKVLRVYREKNKAIVEGVNMVSKHTKPSAKNPQGGIVKKEASIQISNISLIDPKTKETTRVGIRVEGDKKVRFSKKSNQVL; translated from the coding sequence ATGATAAAGCTAAAAATAAAATCAGGAGATATCGTAAGAGTTATTGCTGGAGACCATAAAGGTGCTGAAGGTAAAGTTTTACGTGTTTACCGTGAGAAAAATAAAGCGATAGTTGAAGGTGTAAACATGGTTTCAAAACATACAAAACCAAGTGCTAAGAACCCTCAAGGTGGTATCGTTAAGAAAGAGGCTTCTATTCAAATTTCTAACATTTCTCTAATTGATCCTAAAACTAAGGAAACAACTAGAGTAGGTATTAGAGTAGAAGGAGATAAGAAAGTAAGATTTTCAAAAAAATCTAATCAAGTACTATAG